The window AACTGTTTCGTGAATAATTCGTGATAGGTTACTGAAGTCTTAAAATAAAAAATGGTGGGGAAACCCACCATTTTTTTATGCCTGTAATTCGCCCTTCATAGGAAAGGGCGGTTCGGCAGCGATTAGCGAACGATATTTGCCAGCAGGAAATCGACGATTTCGTTGGTTTTAATCATCTGCTTTTCACCAATCCGGCGATGCTTATATTCAATCTCTTCGCTATCCAGATTACGGTCGCCAATGACGATGGTGTGCGGTACACCAATCAACTCCATATCGGCGAACATCACACCCGGACGCTCTTTGCGGTCATCAAGCAGAACTTCAATGCCTTTAGCGCGCAGTTGCTGATAGATATCCTCAGCGACTTCCTTCACACGGAAAGACTTGTGCATGTTCATTGGCAGAATAGCAACGTGGAAAGGTGCAATCGCATCTGGCCAGATGATGCCGCGTTCGTCATGATTCTGCTCGATCGCTGCTGCAACAACACGCGTTACACCGATACCGTAGCAGCCCATCGTCAGCGTCTGGTTACGGCCATCTTCACCTTGAACCGTCGCTTTCAACGCTTCAGAATATTTGCTGCCCAGTTGGAAGATATGGCCCACTTCGATACCGCGTTTAATTTGCAGCGTGCCTTTACCGTCTGGACTGATGTCACCTTCAACCACGTTACGGATATCCGCAACCTGCGGCAGCGCAACGTCACGCTCCCAGTTGATGCCAAAATAGTGTTTGCCATCAATGTTTGCGCCAGCGCTGAAGTCGCTCATGGCCGCAACGGTGCGGTCGACAACGACTGGAATCGACAGCTTGACCGGGCCAAGTGAACCTGGGCCAGCGCCGATGGTGGCACGAATCTCTTCTTCGGTAGCAAACGTCAGTGGGCTGGCTACCTGAGCAATTTTTTCCGCTTTAATTTCGTTCAGTTCGTGATCGCCACGAACCAACAGCGCAACCAGCTTATGACCGCTTTCTTCCGTGGCTTTAACCAGCAGCGTTTTCACCGTTTTTTCTACTGGTAACTTAAATTGTTCAACCAGCTCGGCGATGGTTTTCGCGTTCGGCGTATCAACCAGACGCAGCTCTTCTTTCGCTTCTGCACGGCCTAGCTTTGGCGCAACGGCTTCTGCCAGTTCAATGTTTGCCGCGTAGTCGGATTCCGTTGAGAAAACGATATCGTCTTCACCGCTAGCAGCCAGTACCTGAAACTCATGGGATGCGTTACCGCCGATAGAACCGGTATCTGCCTGAACGGCTCTGAAATCCAGATCCATACGGCTGAAAATCTGGCTGTAGGCTGCGTACATGGCATCGTAGGTGACCTGCAAAGATTCCTGAGAGGTATGGAAAGAGTAGGCATCTTTCATCAGGAATTCACGTGAGCGCATCACGCCAAAACGTGGGCGGACTTCATCGCGGAATTTGGTTTGAATCTGGAAGAAATTCAGCGGCAACTGCTTGTAGGAGCTGATTTCATTACGAATCAGATCGGTAATGACTTCTTCATGCGTTGGGCCGAGTACGAAAGGGCGCTCGCCACGATCGACAAAGCGCAGTAGTTCTGGGCCATATTGATCCCAACGTCCACTTTCTACCCATAAATCGGCAGGCTGAACAACGGGCATGGAAACTTCAATAGCGCCAGCGTTGTTCATCTCTTCGCGCACGATGTTTTCAACTTTTCTCAAAACACGTAAACCGGTCGGCAACCAGGTGTAAAGGCCAGAGGCCAGTTTACGAATCATTCCTGCCCGGAGCATCAACTGATGGCTGATGACTTCTGCATCGGCTGGCGTCTCCTTGAGAGTGGAGAGCATGTATTGGCTAGTACGCATGGGGTGTTAGTTCCGTTAGAACGACAAATAGCATAGGGCTGCCGCGCAGCCGAAGGCACATAAAAAGTGGTTTAGTTTACCAGCGCGGGCGGCGCGTCAAAAGAGAGCAGGAACAATTTTAGAATATATTGCTGTGGTTAGCGTATTAACACGCGTTTGACGGGTCGAGGCTTAACACTTCGGTTTGTTCTTCGCAGACGCGCCAGCGCACATTGAATTCCAGCAGCAAAACGGCGTATTCACGCGTAGTGCTTTCTCCTTTGCGATAGGCCGGGCGTGGATCTTGCGCCAATACCTGTGTGATAAAGCGCTTTAGCTGGGGATATTTCTTTTGGTGCTGCGCGATCTGATTTTCCGCAAGGGGAGAAAAAAGCACTGGCATTGCTGCATCGGGTGCCATTTGGGCAAAACCCGCTCGTGCCTGAGGATGGCTTTCTGCAAAAGGCAGGTAAGGTTTGATATCGACAACCGGTGTACCATCGACCAGATCAAGGCTGCCTAATTCGAGCGTAATGGCATCGCCTTTTACTCGAATCCCTTTTAATTCAACCAGCGACATGCCAACAGGGTTGGGGCGGAAAGTAGAACGCGTAGCGAAAACACCGGTACGTGCATTTCCTCCCAGACGCGGTGGTCGAACAGTCGGACGCCAGCCACCTTCCATCGTTTGATGAAAAATGAACAATACCCAGATATGGCTGAACGCCTCCAGCCCTCGAACACACTCCGCCTGATTGTACGGCGGCAATAACTGAAGCTCTCCGCCTCCATCTTCAATCAGACCCGGCTGCCGCGGAATGGCAAATTTTTCTTTATACGGTGAGCGGATAATCCCGATCTGATTGAAAACAAATTGACTCATTGTGCAGAGACTTTCAGTGCCGTGCCCTGGCAAACGACCTGACTGTAGCAACCTGCTATACCACTGACGGTTTGGCATTCATGCAGTAAAACCGCATTGGCTTTCATGGCAGTGGCGCGGTTTTGCATTCTTTTACGTGCATTCGCCGCATTAGGCGGGGAATCCTGAGCGCTGACCTGACATGAGGAGCCAGAAACTTCGCCCATATCACGGAAAGGCTTACCGACTAATTCTTCTGCGCTTTTATACAATACTGCAGGCGTCGGGCGAACCGCTGGTTTGGGTTTAGGCGCCGGTTCTGCGGTTTTGGTTTCAATAACGGGTTGAGGAGCCGGTGCCGGTGGCTTCTGAAATAAAGAACAGCCTGTCAGCGACATTGCCAACAATATAAAGGGAACAGCACGCATTAAGGATTCCTCTGCTTTTTCTCAAAGAGCGAGTATTGAAGCAAGCTATTGCACAAATAACAAGACGGGCCGTAGCCCGTCTTACAGATATCTTTTAATTAAACACGTTAGGTCTGGATTACCAGCCTTTTACCGCGCCGCCATTAAAGATTTTATTTGCCGCATCGTTTACTTCATCAGATTGGTAGGCCTGAACGAATTTCTTCACATTTTCAGCGTCTTTGTTGTCTTCGCGTGAAACCAGCAGGTTCACATACGGAGAGTCTTTCTCTTCAACGAACAGGCCATCTTTCGTTGGTGTCAGGTTAATCTGGCTAGCGTAAGTGGTGTTAATGACAGCCAGTGCAATTTGCGCGTCATCTAAAGAGCGCGGCAGCTGTGGCGCTTCCAGTTCAACCAGTTTGATATTTTTCGGATTTTCAGTCACATCCAGTACGGTTGGCAGCAGACCAACGTTGTCTTTCAGTTTAATCAAGCCGACTTTTTGCAGCAGCAGCAGAGAACGGCCCAGGTTGGTCGGGTCGTTTGGCAGCGCAACCTGAGCGCCATCTTGCAGCTCATTCAGTGATTTAATTTTTTTGGAGTAACCTGCAATCGGGTAGACAAAGCTATTGCCGACAGAAACCAGTTTATAACCACGATCTTTGATCTGCTGATCCAGATAAGGCTTGTGCTGGAAGGCATTCAGATCGATGTCACCCTTGCTCAGGGCTTCATTTGGCAACACGTAGTCGTTAAATGTGACTAACTCAACGTCCAGGCCGTATTTGTCTTTTGCCACTTTCTGCGCGACTTCCGCAACCTGCTGTTCTGCGCCAACAATAACGCCGACTTTAATGTGATTAGGATTCTTTTCTTCCTGACCACATCCAGCTAACGCCAGAGCACCAATAAGTGCGCCAATGGTCGCAATAGATTTCAGTTTAATCGCCATATCCTTACCCCTAATTAACTATTCTCTTGGCAGATGCCTTCAGGCACATGCGTATTGTGGTGATTACTTGTGTGTGACAGCTTTTACTGCCCTGTCGCCGCAGAATTGAATCAGGTAAACCAAAACAACCAGTAATATTAATACCGTATTCATGACCGTCGCGTTATAACCAATATAGCCATACTGATAACCAATTTGACCTAAGCCGCCTGCGCCCACGGCTCCACCCATAGCAGAATAGCCTACGAGCGTGATTAGCGTGATGGTTGCAGCATTAATAAGGCCCGGTAATGCTTCTGGCAGTAGTATCTTTCTGATGATTTGCATTGGCGTTGCGCCCATCGCACGTGCGGCTTCAATCAGGCCGGTCGGAATTTCAAGCAGCGCGTTTTCCACCATGCGGGCAATAAACGGTGCGGCACCGACGGTGAGAGGAACGATCGCCGCTTGCAGGCCGATGGAGGTTCCAACAATCACACGAGTAAAAGGAATCATCCATACCAGTAAAATAATGAATGGAATCGAGCGGAAAATGTTTACCAGTGCAGAAACGGTCCGGTAGAGCTTTGGATTAGCGATAATCTGCCCTGGACGCGTGGTATACAATAAGACTCCCACAGGTAAGCCAAGCACAAAGCCAAAGAAACCAGAAACGAACGTCATCGCGACGGTTTCCCATACTCCCTTAGCCATTAACCACATCATTGCTTCAGACATAACCCAGAACCTCAATTGTTACGTGACTTTCCTGCAGGAATTGGATTGCGGCTTTTATATCCGCATCGTTGCCGTGCATTTCTGCCAGCATGATGCCGAATTTGACGCCACCCGCATAATCCATCTGGGCGCTAATAATGTTGTTGTTGATGTTAAAGCGTCGAGCAACCTCGGAGAGCAGAGGAGCATCCACCGATTTGCCGGTAAATTCCATCCGTAATAACGGTGTGGAATCTGGGCGAGAGTCAGGAGAGAGACGAGTGAGGTAATCGTCAGGGATGTCCAGATGTAGCGTTGACTGAATGAATTTCTGTGCCAGCGGCGTTTTCGGATGTGAAAAGACTTCGCTAACCGTGTCTTGCTCGATGAGGCGTCCATCGCTGATCACCGCAACCTGATCGCAAATGCGTTTCACCACGTCCATTTCATGTGTAATAAGAAGAATGGTCAGGCCGAGGCGGCGATTGATATCTTTCAGTAACTCAAGGATCGACCGGGTGGTTGCTGGATCCAATGCGCTGGTTGCTTCGTCACACAGCAGAACTTTGGGATTGCTTGCCAACGCACGGGCGATAGCGACACGTTGCTTTTGTCCGCCAGATAAATTGGCTGGATACACATCATGTTTGTCCGCTAGCCCAACCAGGTCCAACAACTCATTGACCCGTTTGGTAATGTCAGCTTTTGGCGTGTTATCTAATTCCAGTGGTAGCGCAATATTGCCAAAAACGGTACGTGAAGCGAGCAGATTAAAATGTTGGAAAATCATGCCGATTTGACGGCGTGCGCGTGTCAACTGGCCATCCGACAGTTGGGTCAGCTCTTGTCCATCTACCAGTACTTTCCCTTTTGTCGGGCGTTCCAATAAATTGACGCAGCGAATGAGTGTACTTTTACCTGCGCCTGATGCGCCGATAACACCATAGATTTGCCCGGTAGGAACATGAAGGCTGACATCAGCCAGTGCGGTAATGGTCCGCCCATTTTGCTGAAAAATCTTAGTAATATTAGAAAGTTCAATCATATATTTTTTATCGTGAGTGCCTATGGCTGGATAAATCCGTTTCTGTATTAACAGAAGATGAAATGGATGTTAGGGCGTCTAGACGTCTAAGTCAATCGGGATTGTC is drawn from Pectobacterium aroidearum and contains these coding sequences:
- a CDS encoding methionine ABC transporter permease MetI; its protein translation is MSEAMMWLMAKGVWETVAMTFVSGFFGFVLGLPVGVLLYTTRPGQIIANPKLYRTVSALVNIFRSIPFIILLVWMIPFTRVIVGTSIGLQAAIVPLTVGAAPFIARMVENALLEIPTGLIEAARAMGATPMQIIRKILLPEALPGLINAATITLITLVGYSAMGGAVGAGGLGQIGYQYGYIGYNATVMNTVLILLVVLVYLIQFCGDRAVKAVTHK
- the rcsF gene encoding Rcs stress response system protein RcsF; translation: MRAVPFILLAMSLTGCSLFQKPPAPAPQPVIETKTAEPAPKPKPAVRPTPAVLYKSAEELVGKPFRDMGEVSGSSCQVSAQDSPPNAANARKRMQNRATAMKANAVLLHECQTVSGIAGCYSQVVCQGTALKVSAQ
- a CDS encoding MetQ/NlpA family lipoprotein, encoding MAIKLKSIATIGALIGALALAGCGQEEKNPNHIKVGVIVGAEQQVAEVAQKVAKDKYGLDVELVTFNDYVLPNEALSKGDIDLNAFQHKPYLDQQIKDRGYKLVSVGNSFVYPIAGYSKKIKSLNELQDGAQVALPNDPTNLGRSLLLLQKVGLIKLKDNVGLLPTVLDVTENPKNIKLVELEAPQLPRSLDDAQIALAVINTTYASQINLTPTKDGLFVEEKDSPYVNLLVSREDNKDAENVKKFVQAYQSDEVNDAANKIFNGGAVKGW
- the proS gene encoding proline--tRNA ligase; translated protein: MRTSQYMLSTLKETPADAEVISHQLMLRAGMIRKLASGLYTWLPTGLRVLRKVENIVREEMNNAGAIEVSMPVVQPADLWVESGRWDQYGPELLRFVDRGERPFVLGPTHEEVITDLIRNEISSYKQLPLNFFQIQTKFRDEVRPRFGVMRSREFLMKDAYSFHTSQESLQVTYDAMYAAYSQIFSRMDLDFRAVQADTGSIGGNASHEFQVLAASGEDDIVFSTESDYAANIELAEAVAPKLGRAEAKEELRLVDTPNAKTIAELVEQFKLPVEKTVKTLLVKATEESGHKLVALLVRGDHELNEIKAEKIAQVASPLTFATEEEIRATIGAGPGSLGPVKLSIPVVVDRTVAAMSDFSAGANIDGKHYFGINWERDVALPQVADIRNVVEGDISPDGKGTLQIKRGIEVGHIFQLGSKYSEALKATVQGEDGRNQTLTMGCYGIGVTRVVAAAIEQNHDERGIIWPDAIAPFHVAILPMNMHKSFRVKEVAEDIYQQLRAKGIEVLLDDRKERPGVMFADMELIGVPHTIVIGDRNLDSEEIEYKHRRIGEKQMIKTNEIVDFLLANIVR
- the tsaA gene encoding tRNA (N6-threonylcarbamoyladenosine(37)-N6)-methyltransferase TrmO; translation: MSQFVFNQIGIIRSPYKEKFAIPRQPGLIEDGGGELQLLPPYNQAECVRGLEAFSHIWVLFIFHQTMEGGWRPTVRPPRLGGNARTGVFATRSTFRPNPVGMSLVELKGIRVKGDAITLELGSLDLVDGTPVVDIKPYLPFAESHPQARAGFAQMAPDAAMPVLFSPLAENQIAQHQKKYPQLKRFITQVLAQDPRPAYRKGESTTREYAVLLLEFNVRWRVCEEQTEVLSLDPSNAC
- the metN gene encoding methionine ABC transporter ATP-binding protein MetN, with the translated sequence MIELSNITKIFQQNGRTITALADVSLHVPTGQIYGVIGASGAGKSTLIRCVNLLERPTKGKVLVDGQELTQLSDGQLTRARRQIGMIFQHFNLLASRTVFGNIALPLELDNTPKADITKRVNELLDLVGLADKHDVYPANLSGGQKQRVAIARALASNPKVLLCDEATSALDPATTRSILELLKDINRRLGLTILLITHEMDVVKRICDQVAVISDGRLIEQDTVSEVFSHPKTPLAQKFIQSTLHLDIPDDYLTRLSPDSRPDSTPLLRMEFTGKSVDAPLLSEVARRFNINNNIISAQMDYAGGVKFGIMLAEMHGNDADIKAAIQFLQESHVTIEVLGYV